The genome window AAACAGGACATTTCGCGGTCATTGATTTTACCGGTTACGTTGACGACGTTCCGTTCGAAGGCGGCTCTGCCGAGAGTTACCAGCTTGAGCTCGGTTCCGGTCGTTTTATACCCGGCTTCGAAGAACAGATTGTGGGAATGAAGAGCGGTGAGTCGAAATCAGTGACGCTGAGCTTCCCTGAAGACTACTGGAACAAGGATCTTGCCGGCAAAGAGGCCCGGTTTGACGTGACCCTGAGCGAGATCAAGGTTAAAGAGCTTCCCGAGCTGAACGATGAATTTGCCGCTCAGATGGGCGAGTTCGACAGCATTGCCCAACTGAGGGACAAGGTTGCCGAGCTGTATGAAAAACAGGAAAGCGACCGGATCAAAGCTGACCTTCAGGATGGGGTCGTGCAGGCGCTCATCGGGAAAAACGAAATAGAAGTCCCCTCTACGCTTGTGGACCGGCAACTGCAGACCATGCTGGCCAATGCACGGAACAGGCTTGCTCAGCAGCGGCTTACGTTCGAGATGATGGGAATGAACGAGGAGTCATTCAAGGCCCAGTACCGTACCGTTGCCGAAAATCAGGTCAAGGGTTCGCTTCTTCTTGAAGCCGTTGCCAAAAAGGAAGGAATATCGGTCGAAGAGGCTGACATCGAGAAGAAGTTGCTGGAAATTGCAGGCGGCAGCGAGGAAGAGCTCGGCCGCGTAAAGAGCTTTTACGAGCAGAATCGCTCGGCACGGGAAAATCTCGTAGCGCACCTGGCCGAGGAGAAGGTCATGTCGTTCCTTCTGGAGAGCGCCGTAATCAGCGAGAAGACGAAAGAGTAACCCGTGGAGCAAGGAGGCAACATGCTTGTACCGATAGTGGTCGAACAGACGGGCCGGGGCGAACGTTCTTACGATATCTATTCAAGGCTTTTGAAAGACCGGATCATCTTTCTTGGCGGCCCCATTGACGACCATGTTGCGAATCTGGTCATAGCCCAGATGCTTTTTCTGGAAGCCGAAGATCCGGACAAGGATATCCATCTGTACATCAATTCGCCGGGCGGCGTCGTAACGTCGGGCATGGCCATCTATGACACCATGCAGTACATCAAGGCTCCCGTGTCGACGATTTGCGTGGGGCAGGCCGCTTCGATGGGGGCGCTGCTTTTGTCGGGCGGGGAGAAGGGGAAGCGTTTCAGCCTCAAGCATTCCCGGATCATGATCCATCAGCCGTTGGGTGGATTCCAGGGCCAGGCCACGGACATCCATATTCACGCACAGGAAATCCTGAAACTCAAAAAGCGCCTGAACGAGATCCTTGCCGAAAATACGGGGCAGCAACTAGCCAAGGTTGAAGCCGATACCGAGCGCGACTATTTTATGTCTGGAGCCGAGGCGAAGGACTATGGTATCATCGATAATATAATTGAGCGCAAAACTCCCAGCGGAGGTACCCGGTGAGTAGGAGAAACGAAGGCAGCGACAATCTCACCTGCTCCTTTTGCGGTAAGAGCCAGGATGAAGTCAAGAAGCTCATTGCCGGACCAACGGTATATATTTGTGAC of Geobacter anodireducens contains these proteins:
- a CDS encoding trigger factor translates to MTSTVESLSSVKKKISFEIPADRVTSEIDKVFEKIRKRAALKGFRKGKAPQSLIEKHYVDVMEGDVLKNLFEETYFKALAEHKIFPVSHPVIDSDEIKRGTPFTYSATVEVLPEIDVKDYNGLEVAKETFTPDESVVEKRLQEMRENMSHLKPLDVGSVAETGHFAVIDFTGYVDDVPFEGGSAESYQLELGSGRFIPGFEEQIVGMKSGESKSVTLSFPEDYWNKDLAGKEARFDVTLSEIKVKELPELNDEFAAQMGEFDSIAQLRDKVAELYEKQESDRIKADLQDGVVQALIGKNEIEVPSTLVDRQLQTMLANARNRLAQQRLTFEMMGMNEESFKAQYRTVAENQVKGSLLLEAVAKKEGISVEEADIEKKLLEIAGGSEEELGRVKSFYEQNRSARENLVAHLAEEKVMSFLLESAVISEKTKE
- a CDS encoding ATP-dependent Clp protease proteolytic subunit, which encodes MLVPIVVEQTGRGERSYDIYSRLLKDRIIFLGGPIDDHVANLVIAQMLFLEAEDPDKDIHLYINSPGGVVTSGMAIYDTMQYIKAPVSTICVGQAASMGALLLSGGEKGKRFSLKHSRIMIHQPLGGFQGQATDIHIHAQEILKLKKRLNEILAENTGQQLAKVEADTERDYFMSGAEAKDYGIIDNIIERKTPSGGTR